The following are encoded together in the Zingiber officinale cultivar Zhangliang chromosome 8A, Zo_v1.1, whole genome shotgun sequence genome:
- the LOC122010842 gene encoding probable CCR4-associated factor 1 homolog 11, producing MAVAVVNNDMPISSSAASTSRIEVRSVWAHNLDEEFALIRSAVPFHPFVALDTEYPGVVVASKNPYCTLTLPQRYELIRANVEALRIIQVGLTLSDAAGNLPCAIYSDGTCVRYVWEFNFRDFDINCDRYAPSSVELLKANGIDFQKNQIWGIDSCRFAQHLATSGLLSFGHFSPVSWVTFQGAYDFAFLVKMLTCDCKLPKTVREFLHLVHFFFGKRVFDVKHLCKHCPGLYGGLERVASTVRVERAVGSRHQSGSDSLLTWQVFYQIASRVNPQLIDRPEHMGTLYDLQLQ from the coding sequence ATGGCTGTCGCAGTTGTCAACAACGATATGCCAATTTCCTCTTCCGCCGCCAGCACCAGCAGAATCGAGGTTCGCTCCGTGTGGGCTCATAACCTCGACGAGGAGTTCGCCCTTATCCGCTCCGCCGTCCCGTTCCACCCCTTCGTCGCATTGGACACCGAGTATCCTGGCGTCGTCGTCGCTTCCAAAAATCCCTACTGCACCCTCACCCTCCCCCAGCGCTACGAATTGATCCGTGCCAACGTCGAGGCCCTCCGCATCATCCAGGTCGGTCTCACCCTCTCCGACGCCGCCGGCAACCTCCCATGTGCCATCTACAGCGACGGCACTTGTGTGCGTTACGTGTGGGAATTTAATTTCCGTGACTTCGACATCAACTGCGACCGTTACGCCCCTTCCTCCGTCGAGCTGCTCAAGGCTAATGGCATCGACTTCCAAAAGAATCAAATATGGGGCATCGACTCTTGCAGATTCGCCCAGCACTTGGCCACCTCCGGCTTGCTTTCCTTTGGCCATTTTTCTCCCGTCTCCTGGGTTACCTTCCAAGGCGCCTATGACTTCGCCTTCCTAGTCAAGATGCTGACATGCGACTGCAAATTACCAAAGACCGTTCGTGAGTTCTTGCACCTCGTTCACTTCTTTTTCGGCAAAAGGGTGTTCGATGTGAAGCACCTTTGCAAGCATTGTCCTGGGCTTTACGGAGGATTGGAGCGGGTGGCCTCTACCGTCCGAGTTGAGCGAGCAGTGGGCTCTCGACATCAGTCCGGCTCCGATAGCTTATTAACATGGCAGGTGTTCTATCAAATTGCTTCTCGTGTGAATCCACAACTCATTGATCGTCCAGAACACATGGGAACACTCTATGACCTCCAACTGCAATAG
- the LOC122010843 gene encoding probable CCR4-associated factor 1 homolog 11, which produces MAVAVVNNDMPISSSAASTSRIEVRSVWAHNLDEEFALIRSAVPFHPFVALDTEYPGVVVASKNPYCTLTLPQRYELIRANVEALRIIQVGLTLSDAAGNLPCAIYSDGTCVRYVWEFNFRDFDINRDRYAPSSVELLKANGIDFQKNQIWGIDSCRFAQHLATSGLLSFGHFSPVSWVTFQGAYDFAFLVKMLTCDCKLPKTVREFLHLVHFFFGKRVFDVKHLCKHCPGLYGGLERVASTVRVERAVGSRHQSGSDSLLTWQVFYQIASRVNPQLIDRPEHMGTLYHLQLQ; this is translated from the coding sequence ATGGCTGTCGCAGTTGTCAACAACGATATGCCAATTTCCTCTTCCGCCGCCAGCACCAGCAGAATCGAGGTTCGCTCCGTGTGGGCTCATAACCTCGACGAGGAGTTCGCCCTTATCCGCTCCGCCGTCCCGTTCCACCCCTTCGTCGCATTGGACACCGAGTATCCTGGCGTCGTCGTCGCTTCCAAAAATCCCTACTGCACCCTCACCCTCCCCCAGCGCTACGAATTGATCCGTGCCAACGTCGAGGCCCTCCGCATCATCCAGGTCGGTCTCACCCTCTCCGACGCCGCCGGCAACCTCCCATGTGCCATCTACAGCGACGGCACTTGTGTGCGTTACGTGTGGGAATTTAATTTCCGTGACTTCGACATCAACCGCGACCGTTACGCCCCTTCCTCCGTCGAGCTGCTCAAGGCTAATGGCATCGACTTCCAAAAGAATCAAATATGGGGCATCGACTCTTGCAGATTCGCCCAGCACTTGGCCACCTCCGGCTTGCTTTCCTTTGGCCATTTTTCTCCCGTCTCCTGGGTTACCTTCCAAGGCGCCTATGACTTCGCCTTCCTAGTCAAGATGCTGACATGCGACTGCAAATTACCAAAGACCGTTCGTGAGTTCTTGCACCTCGTTCACTTCTTTTTCGGCAAAAGGGTGTTCGATGTGAAGCACCTTTGCAAGCATTGTCCTGGGCTTTACGGAGGATTGGAGCGGGTGGCCTCTACCGTCCGAGTTGAGCGAGCAGTGGGCTCTCGACATCAGTCCGGCTCCGATAGCTTATTAACATGGCAGGTGTTCTATCAAATTGCTTCTCGTGTGAATCCACAACTCATTGATCGTCCAGAACACATGGGAACACTCTATCACCTCCAACTGCAATAG